A DNA window from Primulina tabacum isolate GXHZ01 chromosome 12, ASM2559414v2, whole genome shotgun sequence contains the following coding sequences:
- the LOC142520754 gene encoding transcription factor BIM1 isoform X4 has translation MELPRPRALETEGRKATHDFLSLYSSSPPVQQDPTPQQGKSGCLETHDFLLPLERVGKNGTKEENKVEMSVVDKLPTPAAEHLLPGGVGSYSISYFNQRGLKLEGEGSLYTMQASSAIRNDENSNSSSHIGSGFTLWDESAVKKGKTGKENFSAQRHVLQGLNMVGGQWTPALERPSQSSSNNKQNTATLGSFSSSQPTSSQKNHCFMSVIKSSKNDEEECDDDDDKEFVIKKAPSFQSKGNLSVKTEARTIDQMPNTPRSKHSATEQRRRSKINDRFQNLREIVPNNDQKRDKASFLLEVIEYIQFLQEKVIKYESSYSVWNHETSKIIQRRNCHMGEGVIDHSQWANTGSGPASAFAVRFEENKIRVSPAMPINGQNLVESDTSTATTFKEKAQQPELTSKAAPVHLPMQPSIFNSGRTSAVASPLSPQHASDMNKATSWIPSHVLQNRSCTDYWTGDKLKDQNLAIESGTISISSAYSQRLLSTLTLALQESGIDLSQASISVQIDLGKRSDGANSSTSTVKQDDVPRDASMGDEFGQALKRLKTI, from the exons ATGGAATTGCCTCGACCCAGAGCTCTTGAAACTGAAG GTAGAAAGGCAACCCATGACTTTCTCTCACTGTACTCATCGTCTCCACCGGTCCAGCAAGATCCAACACCTCAACAGGGTAAAA GTGGCTGTCTTGAAACACATGACTTTTTACTACCACTGGAACGGGTGGGGAAGAATGGGACAAAAGAGGAAAACAAAGTTGAAATGAGTGTCGTCGATAAGCTTCCAACGCCAGCAGCGGAGCATCTTCTTCCTGGCGGAGTTGGCTCATACAGCATCTCTTATTTTAACCAAAGAGGTTTAAAGCTAGAAGGAGAAGGAAGCTTATATACGATGCAGGCAAGTAGTGCCATAAGAAATGATGAAAACTCAAACAGCAGTTCTCATATAGGGAGTGGTTTCACTCTGTGGGATGAATCTGCAGTTAAAAAGGGAAAGACAGGGAAGGAGAATTTTTCCGCACAAAGACATGTTCTGCAAG GTCTGAATATGGTGGGTGGGCAATGGACACCAGCGTTGGAAAGGCCATCACAATCATCTTCTAACAATAAGCAGAACACCGCAACCTTGGGCTCTTTCTCATCTTCTCA GCCAACGTCGTCTCAGAAGAACCACTGTTTCATGAGTGTGATAAAATCGTCTAAAAATGATGAAGAGGAGTGTGATGACGACGACGACAAAGAGTTCGTTATTAAGAAAGCGCCTTCATTTCAATCAAAAG GTAATTTATCAGTGAAAACTGAAGCAAGGACCATAGATCAGATGCCTAACACACCACGTTCGAAACACTCAGCAACTGAGCAACGTAGGAGAAGCAAGATTAATGACAG ATTTCAAAATCTAAGGGAGATAGTTCCTAACAACGACCAGAAGAGAGACAAAGCATCGTTCTTATTAGAG GTTATTGAGTATATTCAGTTCTTGCAAGAAAAAGTAATCAAATATGAAAGTTCATACAGTGTCTGGAACCACGAAACATCCAAGATCATCCAAAGA AGGAACTGTCATATGGGTGAAGGTGTTATTGATCATTCACAATGGGCGAACACTGGTTCTGGCCCAGCATCAGCGTTCGCTGTGAGGTTTGAGGAGAATAAAATCCGAGTCTCCCCTGCTATGCCAATCAACGGACAAAATTTAGTTGAATCGGACACAAGCACTGCTACCACATTCAAAGAGAAGGCTCAGCAACCTGAATTGACTTCTAAGGCAGCACCAGTTCATTTACCAATGCAACCAAGCATTTTCAATTCAGGCAGAACAAGCGCTGTAGCTTCCCCGCTCTCACCGCAACATGCATCAGATATGAATAAAGCCACATCATGGATCccatctcatgttcttcagAACAGGTCATGTACAGATTACTGGACCGGAGATAAGCTCAAAGACCAGAATTTGGCCATTGAAAGTGGTACTATCAGCATCTCAAGTGCCTATTCACAGAG GTTGTTGAGTACACTTACACTAGCGTTACAGGAATCGGGAATCGATCTTTCTCAGGCCAGCATCTCGGTGCAGATTGATCTGGGAAAGAGATCTGACGGTGCTAATTCTTCCACATCCACTGTCAAG CAGGATGATGTTCCACGAGATGCAAGTATGGGCGATGAATTCGGCCAAGCTTTAAAGAGGCTTAAAACTATCTGA
- the LOC142520754 gene encoding transcription factor BIM1 isoform X1, which yields MELPRPRALETEGRKATHDFLSLYSSSPPVQQDPTPQQGKSGCLETHDFLLPLERVGKNGTKEENKVEMSVVDKLPTPAAEHLLPGGVGSYSISYFNQRGLKLEGEGSLYTMQASSAIRNDENSNSSSHIGSGFTLWDESAVKKGKTGKENFSAQRHVLQEAGLNMVGGQWTPALERPSQSSSNNKQNTATLGSFSSSQPTSSQKNHCFMSVIKSSKNDEEECDDDDDKEFVIKKAPSFQSKGNLSVKTEARTIDQMPNTPRSKHSATEQRRRSKINDRFQNLREIVPNNDQKRDKASFLLEVIEYIQFLQEKVIKYESSYSVWNHETSKIIQRRNCHMGEGVIDHSQWANTGSGPASAFAVRFEENKIRVSPAMPINGQNLVESDTSTATTFKEKAQQPELTSKAAPVHLPMQPSIFNSGRTSAVASPLSPQHASDMNKATSWIPSHVLQNRSCTDYWTGDKLKDQNLAIESGTISISSAYSQRLLSTLTLALQESGIDLSQASISVQIDLGKRSDGANSSTSTVKQDDVPRDASMGDEFGQALKRLKTI from the exons ATGGAATTGCCTCGACCCAGAGCTCTTGAAACTGAAG GTAGAAAGGCAACCCATGACTTTCTCTCACTGTACTCATCGTCTCCACCGGTCCAGCAAGATCCAACACCTCAACAGGGTAAAA GTGGCTGTCTTGAAACACATGACTTTTTACTACCACTGGAACGGGTGGGGAAGAATGGGACAAAAGAGGAAAACAAAGTTGAAATGAGTGTCGTCGATAAGCTTCCAACGCCAGCAGCGGAGCATCTTCTTCCTGGCGGAGTTGGCTCATACAGCATCTCTTATTTTAACCAAAGAGGTTTAAAGCTAGAAGGAGAAGGAAGCTTATATACGATGCAGGCAAGTAGTGCCATAAGAAATGATGAAAACTCAAACAGCAGTTCTCATATAGGGAGTGGTTTCACTCTGTGGGATGAATCTGCAGTTAAAAAGGGAAAGACAGGGAAGGAGAATTTTTCCGCACAAAGACATGTTCTGCAAG AAGCAGGTCTGAATATGGTGGGTGGGCAATGGACACCAGCGTTGGAAAGGCCATCACAATCATCTTCTAACAATAAGCAGAACACCGCAACCTTGGGCTCTTTCTCATCTTCTCA GCCAACGTCGTCTCAGAAGAACCACTGTTTCATGAGTGTGATAAAATCGTCTAAAAATGATGAAGAGGAGTGTGATGACGACGACGACAAAGAGTTCGTTATTAAGAAAGCGCCTTCATTTCAATCAAAAG GTAATTTATCAGTGAAAACTGAAGCAAGGACCATAGATCAGATGCCTAACACACCACGTTCGAAACACTCAGCAACTGAGCAACGTAGGAGAAGCAAGATTAATGACAG ATTTCAAAATCTAAGGGAGATAGTTCCTAACAACGACCAGAAGAGAGACAAAGCATCGTTCTTATTAGAG GTTATTGAGTATATTCAGTTCTTGCAAGAAAAAGTAATCAAATATGAAAGTTCATACAGTGTCTGGAACCACGAAACATCCAAGATCATCCAAAGA AGGAACTGTCATATGGGTGAAGGTGTTATTGATCATTCACAATGGGCGAACACTGGTTCTGGCCCAGCATCAGCGTTCGCTGTGAGGTTTGAGGAGAATAAAATCCGAGTCTCCCCTGCTATGCCAATCAACGGACAAAATTTAGTTGAATCGGACACAAGCACTGCTACCACATTCAAAGAGAAGGCTCAGCAACCTGAATTGACTTCTAAGGCAGCACCAGTTCATTTACCAATGCAACCAAGCATTTTCAATTCAGGCAGAACAAGCGCTGTAGCTTCCCCGCTCTCACCGCAACATGCATCAGATATGAATAAAGCCACATCATGGATCccatctcatgttcttcagAACAGGTCATGTACAGATTACTGGACCGGAGATAAGCTCAAAGACCAGAATTTGGCCATTGAAAGTGGTACTATCAGCATCTCAAGTGCCTATTCACAGAG GTTGTTGAGTACACTTACACTAGCGTTACAGGAATCGGGAATCGATCTTTCTCAGGCCAGCATCTCGGTGCAGATTGATCTGGGAAAGAGATCTGACGGTGCTAATTCTTCCACATCCACTGTCAAG CAGGATGATGTTCCACGAGATGCAAGTATGGGCGATGAATTCGGCCAAGCTTTAAAGAGGCTTAAAACTATCTGA
- the LOC142520754 gene encoding transcription factor BIM1 isoform X3, with protein sequence MELPRPRALETEGRKATHDFLSLYSSSPPVQQDPTPQQGGCLETHDFLLPLERVGKNGTKEENKVEMSVVDKLPTPAAEHLLPGGVGSYSISYFNQRGLKLEGEGSLYTMQASSAIRNDENSNSSSHIGSGFTLWDESAVKKGKTGKENFSAQRHVLQEAGLNMVGGQWTPALERPSQSSSNNKQNTATLGSFSSSQPTSSQKNHCFMSVIKSSKNDEEECDDDDDKEFVIKKAPSFQSKGNLSVKTEARTIDQMPNTPRSKHSATEQRRRSKINDRFQNLREIVPNNDQKRDKASFLLEVIEYIQFLQEKVIKYESSYSVWNHETSKIIQRRNCHMGEGVIDHSQWANTGSGPASAFAVRFEENKIRVSPAMPINGQNLVESDTSTATTFKEKAQQPELTSKAAPVHLPMQPSIFNSGRTSAVASPLSPQHASDMNKATSWIPSHVLQNRSCTDYWTGDKLKDQNLAIESGTISISSAYSQRLLSTLTLALQESGIDLSQASISVQIDLGKRSDGANSSTSTVKQDDVPRDASMGDEFGQALKRLKTI encoded by the exons ATGGAATTGCCTCGACCCAGAGCTCTTGAAACTGAAG GTAGAAAGGCAACCCATGACTTTCTCTCACTGTACTCATCGTCTCCACCGGTCCAGCAAGATCCAACACCTCAACAGG GTGGCTGTCTTGAAACACATGACTTTTTACTACCACTGGAACGGGTGGGGAAGAATGGGACAAAAGAGGAAAACAAAGTTGAAATGAGTGTCGTCGATAAGCTTCCAACGCCAGCAGCGGAGCATCTTCTTCCTGGCGGAGTTGGCTCATACAGCATCTCTTATTTTAACCAAAGAGGTTTAAAGCTAGAAGGAGAAGGAAGCTTATATACGATGCAGGCAAGTAGTGCCATAAGAAATGATGAAAACTCAAACAGCAGTTCTCATATAGGGAGTGGTTTCACTCTGTGGGATGAATCTGCAGTTAAAAAGGGAAAGACAGGGAAGGAGAATTTTTCCGCACAAAGACATGTTCTGCAAG AAGCAGGTCTGAATATGGTGGGTGGGCAATGGACACCAGCGTTGGAAAGGCCATCACAATCATCTTCTAACAATAAGCAGAACACCGCAACCTTGGGCTCTTTCTCATCTTCTCA GCCAACGTCGTCTCAGAAGAACCACTGTTTCATGAGTGTGATAAAATCGTCTAAAAATGATGAAGAGGAGTGTGATGACGACGACGACAAAGAGTTCGTTATTAAGAAAGCGCCTTCATTTCAATCAAAAG GTAATTTATCAGTGAAAACTGAAGCAAGGACCATAGATCAGATGCCTAACACACCACGTTCGAAACACTCAGCAACTGAGCAACGTAGGAGAAGCAAGATTAATGACAG ATTTCAAAATCTAAGGGAGATAGTTCCTAACAACGACCAGAAGAGAGACAAAGCATCGTTCTTATTAGAG GTTATTGAGTATATTCAGTTCTTGCAAGAAAAAGTAATCAAATATGAAAGTTCATACAGTGTCTGGAACCACGAAACATCCAAGATCATCCAAAGA AGGAACTGTCATATGGGTGAAGGTGTTATTGATCATTCACAATGGGCGAACACTGGTTCTGGCCCAGCATCAGCGTTCGCTGTGAGGTTTGAGGAGAATAAAATCCGAGTCTCCCCTGCTATGCCAATCAACGGACAAAATTTAGTTGAATCGGACACAAGCACTGCTACCACATTCAAAGAGAAGGCTCAGCAACCTGAATTGACTTCTAAGGCAGCACCAGTTCATTTACCAATGCAACCAAGCATTTTCAATTCAGGCAGAACAAGCGCTGTAGCTTCCCCGCTCTCACCGCAACATGCATCAGATATGAATAAAGCCACATCATGGATCccatctcatgttcttcagAACAGGTCATGTACAGATTACTGGACCGGAGATAAGCTCAAAGACCAGAATTTGGCCATTGAAAGTGGTACTATCAGCATCTCAAGTGCCTATTCACAGAG GTTGTTGAGTACACTTACACTAGCGTTACAGGAATCGGGAATCGATCTTTCTCAGGCCAGCATCTCGGTGCAGATTGATCTGGGAAAGAGATCTGACGGTGCTAATTCTTCCACATCCACTGTCAAG CAGGATGATGTTCCACGAGATGCAAGTATGGGCGATGAATTCGGCCAAGCTTTAAAGAGGCTTAAAACTATCTGA
- the LOC142520754 gene encoding transcription factor BIM1 isoform X2 yields the protein MELPRPRALETEGRKATHDFLSLYSSSPPVQQDPTPQQGKSGCLETHDFLLPLERVGKNGTKEENKVEMSVVDKLPTPAAEHLLPGGVGSYSISYFNQRGLKLEGEGSLYTMQASSAIRNDENSNSSSHIGSGFTLWDESAVKKGKTGKENFSAQRHVLQEAGLNMVGGQWTPALERPSQSSSNNKQNTATLGSFSSSQPTSSQKNHCFMSVIKSSKNDEEECDDDDDKEFVIKKAPSFQSKGNLSVKTEARTIDQMPNTPRSKHSATEQRRRSKINDRFQNLREIVPNNDQKRDKASFLLEVIEYIQFLQEKVIKYESSYSVWNHETSKIIQRRNCHMGEGVIDHSQWANTGSGPASAFAVRFEENKIRVSPAMPINGQNLVESDTSTATTFKEKAQQPELTSKAAPVHLPMQPSIFNSGRTSAVASPLSPQHASDMNKATSWIPSHVLQNRSCTDYWTGDKLKDQNLAIESGTISISSAYSQRLLSTLTLALQESGIDLSQASISVQIDLGKRSDGANSSTSTVKDDVPRDASMGDEFGQALKRLKTI from the exons ATGGAATTGCCTCGACCCAGAGCTCTTGAAACTGAAG GTAGAAAGGCAACCCATGACTTTCTCTCACTGTACTCATCGTCTCCACCGGTCCAGCAAGATCCAACACCTCAACAGGGTAAAA GTGGCTGTCTTGAAACACATGACTTTTTACTACCACTGGAACGGGTGGGGAAGAATGGGACAAAAGAGGAAAACAAAGTTGAAATGAGTGTCGTCGATAAGCTTCCAACGCCAGCAGCGGAGCATCTTCTTCCTGGCGGAGTTGGCTCATACAGCATCTCTTATTTTAACCAAAGAGGTTTAAAGCTAGAAGGAGAAGGAAGCTTATATACGATGCAGGCAAGTAGTGCCATAAGAAATGATGAAAACTCAAACAGCAGTTCTCATATAGGGAGTGGTTTCACTCTGTGGGATGAATCTGCAGTTAAAAAGGGAAAGACAGGGAAGGAGAATTTTTCCGCACAAAGACATGTTCTGCAAG AAGCAGGTCTGAATATGGTGGGTGGGCAATGGACACCAGCGTTGGAAAGGCCATCACAATCATCTTCTAACAATAAGCAGAACACCGCAACCTTGGGCTCTTTCTCATCTTCTCA GCCAACGTCGTCTCAGAAGAACCACTGTTTCATGAGTGTGATAAAATCGTCTAAAAATGATGAAGAGGAGTGTGATGACGACGACGACAAAGAGTTCGTTATTAAGAAAGCGCCTTCATTTCAATCAAAAG GTAATTTATCAGTGAAAACTGAAGCAAGGACCATAGATCAGATGCCTAACACACCACGTTCGAAACACTCAGCAACTGAGCAACGTAGGAGAAGCAAGATTAATGACAG ATTTCAAAATCTAAGGGAGATAGTTCCTAACAACGACCAGAAGAGAGACAAAGCATCGTTCTTATTAGAG GTTATTGAGTATATTCAGTTCTTGCAAGAAAAAGTAATCAAATATGAAAGTTCATACAGTGTCTGGAACCACGAAACATCCAAGATCATCCAAAGA AGGAACTGTCATATGGGTGAAGGTGTTATTGATCATTCACAATGGGCGAACACTGGTTCTGGCCCAGCATCAGCGTTCGCTGTGAGGTTTGAGGAGAATAAAATCCGAGTCTCCCCTGCTATGCCAATCAACGGACAAAATTTAGTTGAATCGGACACAAGCACTGCTACCACATTCAAAGAGAAGGCTCAGCAACCTGAATTGACTTCTAAGGCAGCACCAGTTCATTTACCAATGCAACCAAGCATTTTCAATTCAGGCAGAACAAGCGCTGTAGCTTCCCCGCTCTCACCGCAACATGCATCAGATATGAATAAAGCCACATCATGGATCccatctcatgttcttcagAACAGGTCATGTACAGATTACTGGACCGGAGATAAGCTCAAAGACCAGAATTTGGCCATTGAAAGTGGTACTATCAGCATCTCAAGTGCCTATTCACAGAG GTTGTTGAGTACACTTACACTAGCGTTACAGGAATCGGGAATCGATCTTTCTCAGGCCAGCATCTCGGTGCAGATTGATCTGGGAAAGAGATCTGACGGTGCTAATTCTTCCACATCCACTGTCAAG GATGATGTTCCACGAGATGCAAGTATGGGCGATGAATTCGGCCAAGCTTTAAAGAGGCTTAAAACTATCTGA